In Asticcacaulis sp. SL142, the sequence AACTGCGGGCAACGTCAGCCAACGAGGCTACAGGGGTCAGGGAGTTCATGATTTCATGACTGAGAACTCTCAATAAATCCCGCAAGGCCGTAGCTTCGGCGATACGGATTTCTGGCTGTATATCGGTAAGACTGACCAGACGGAGCTTTTCATGGGCCGTTGTAATTTCGCTGATGGCAATGGCATAGGTCCGGCCAAACAGCACAACCGAATGTCTTGAGCCCAGTTCGGCATTCATAACGACCTGATAGAGATTGTCAGGGACATTCACGACCAGATCATCGGTTCGAAACAAACTGCGGGCGGCCAGATTTACCGCCTGCATGCCCATTTCCGGACTAAATTTGAAGAGCGGAATCGCTACCTGATCGAGTAGGGCCGCCAGGGGGTCTCCCCCCGGCAATTTATCTGGCCTAAAGGCGGGTGGATCCTGCAAAACCGGGGACTTGTGCTGAAGCGCCATGACAAGGCATCCGACCATTACGAGGATACCCAGCGCCATATTGGCCCAAAGCTGCTTTTGGGCCGCATCCCAGGTGAAGCCTGTGCCGACAATCAGCGCCGCCAAAGTCATCAAATGCCAATGACGTGCCTTAAAGGCCATGTCGGGCCATGCGGCGGTACAAGGTTTGACGCGTAACCCCAAGTTCGACGGCCGCCTTTGAAATATTAAAATTATGACGACTAAGCGCTTCTTCTATCGCATATTTTTCAGAGCGTTCAAGGTTAAGCCCGCTACTTGTCTCAGTCGATGTAGCCGAAGACAAATCAAGATCAGAAAATGAGATAATCGGGCCGTCCGACTCGGCCACAGCGCGCTCAATGATCCTGCGCAGTGCGTGAAGATTATCCGGCCATGGAAATGCCCGCAAACCCACAATGGCTTCAGGGGCTAAAGACCGGGGGCCAAGGCCCTGCTTGATGGCAAAAACGCGCGCAAAATGATTGGAAAGAAGTTCCAGATCATTGCCCCGGTCGGCAAGCGGCGGAAGGGTTATTTCGAGCGTACTGAGGGCATAGAGCAGCGATCTTTGGATAGTCAGATCATGACGGCGCCGGCACGTTGTTGCCACAACCCGCGTGTTAAGCGAGCCCGCATTCTGAAGCCATGTACTCAGTGGCAAACTGTTAGCGGCGTCAAGTTGATCAATATTTTCAAGCACGACCGTCGTATCCGTCAGGCCTAATAAATCGGCCATATCCAGCCGATCCGCCTCTAAAACCTTAAGGCTGCTACGCCCGGAATGCCGGTGCAAAACATTCGCCAGCATGCTTTTGCCGGTGCCGTTTTCACCCACCAATAAAACCGGCGCGGTCAGGCGGGCATACCGCGTTATCAGCTCCTTTATGCGCGTAAGCGCGTCACATTCACCGATGATTAATCCGGCGTCTTCGCTTGCGGCATCATCGGCCTCCCGGTCAATCTTAATCGCCCCTCTCTGGCTGGCGGCCTCTTCAATCGCTGCCAGCAGACGCTCATTATTCCACGGCTTCATGATGAAGTTATGGGCCCCGGCGCGTAGCGCCTGAACCGCCACATTCAAACCGCTGTGACCGGTGACAATCAAAACCGCGGCATCAGGGTCATGCCTGCGAAGGTTTTGCAGGCACAGCAAACCTTCTTCACCAGACATCTGGGCGCGCGAAAAATTCAGATCAAGCAAAATGACATCCGCCGGTTCAGTTGCCAAAAAACTGTAGGCTTCTGACGGACTTTGCGCACCACGAAAATCATAACCAGCCTTCTGCAAGAGCAGTTCAGCGGTTTTGAGCACACCTAAATCATCATCGATAAATAATATTCTTAAGGCTGACATGTACGATTTCGGTCAGTGCGGACAATTGTGTATTTAAGTAATCTCTCAACCCCTAAAAAGTCAAATATTTTTCGCCAGTTAGCCCAAAAGTGACTCCTGGAGTAAGATGGAGAAAACAAATCAGGGAAACGCTCAGATGCTTAACGCCACCCCAGCATTTCGCGAAAGCGATAATATCCGCTATTTATCAAATATCCCCTCTATGGACTCTGATAACATTCCTCAGCGCACCCTGAATGCGGGTTTAAATATTCTGGAATACTTAGCAAAGTGCGCCGCCCCGGTTTCGGCCTCAACCCTTTCAATAGACCTCGGCATTCCCCTCGCGACCCTATATCGTTCAATGACGGTATTGAGAAAGCGCGGCTATATATCCAAAACCACACCCTCCGGCCTGTACGAAGCCACAAGTAAGATATGGGATCTGCTGCCCAGCATATCTCCTCAAGACCGCGTCGTCATCCACGCCCGCCCCATATTGAAGCAGCTCTGCGAAAACCTGGGCCTATCGTGTAATCTGTCAATTCCATTAGCGTCCGATATGATGGTGATTGCTAAGCACGAACCCCTAAGCCCATTCTGGGTTAACGTCCCTGTCGGTTACCGCTACCCCATATCAAGCTCATCTCCAGGCCATGTTTTTATGGCGTTTACCTCAGGCATTGAGGGCTACGCACCCTCGGAAATAGCCCCCCTTGCACTCGGCGCAGATGACCGTGACAATCTCACCGCCAGCGTTTCAAGAATTGCAGAATGTGGCTTTGCTCAGGTCGAGAATTCACTCATGCCGAGCATCATCGATCTGTCATGCCCGATCTTTGACGGCTCCGGCTTTATCGCGGCCCTGACCGTACCGTACATGAGCACATCCAACGGCCGCCGTTTAGAGTGCTGCATAGCGGCTTTGCGCGCCCATGCCATGCGCTTGAGTGAATCGTTGGGAAAAACGCAAAAAGTAGCATGACGGCCCCGAAGAAACGGCACACCCGTGTGGTATAATTCGCATAGATATTAAGTCTGTCCATTAAAGCCGCCTGGAGCGTTTTCCCATCAAATGGCATCATTTTATGGATCAGAAAGAGCGACAAAACAGAAACTTAGAGTAAATGTTCGATCCAACCGGAGCGAAATCTACTCTAAGACATAGCTTGCGTGGTTGATGTGTTAAACCAATTCGACATAGTTTATGCAAACAGGCCAACCGGAGCGAATAGTCATATTATGCCGTTGATCAGTTTGCGCGACGTGTACTTTAATTATGAGACCGGGACAAAGCGGCTTGAGGCACTGAAAGACATATCGCTCGACATCGATCCGGGCGAATTTCTGGCCATTTGCGGCCCGTCAGGATGCGGAAAGTCCACCCTGCTGAATATTCTGGGCACTCTGGAGCGCCCGTCAGCCGGAAGTTATCTTTATGACGCTCACAATTTGGCGGATTGCAATGCCAGTCAGCTCGCCCGTTTACGGGCCCGCGAGATTGGCTTCGTGTTCCAGAGCTTTAATCTGATCGAAAGCCTGAGCGTCTACGAAAATATCGAACTGGCGCTGCTTTACAAGCACGATGGCCGTCATAACCTCCGCCACAGGGTCATGGAGGCGATGGACAGAGTAGGCATAGCCCATCGGGCGGATCATTTGCCGCGACAGTTATCCGGGGGGCAACAGCAAAGATGTGCCATTGCCCGCGCCATAGTCGGGCGGCCTGCGATTATCCTCGCTGACGAACCCACAGGCAACCTTGACTCGGAAAATGCGGCCCAGATTTTTGGTATTTTAAAGGCCCTCCACCAGGAGGGAAGCACACTTGTCGTTGTCACGCACTCTGCCAGTCAGGCAGATCAGGCTGAACGTGTGGTGGAGATGCTGGATGGGCGTATTCAGTTTTCACGGCGCCGCCTGTAATGATTTGGCACCTTTCCGGTTTCATCCACGTCTTCCGGTCACTCCTGCGTTTCTGGGGCGTGAACCTTTTGAATGTGTTTGGATTGGCGATCGGCTTTGCGGCGGCCATAGTCATCGGCCTTTATGTCAAGGACGAGCTAAGTTTCGACCGCTTCCTGCCGGATGCAGATAATGTCTTCATAGCGACCAGCGTTTACAGCCCGAATAACAGCCCGGTTATCAGCAGTGATAAATCGCCCGCAGGTCTGGCGCGGTGGCTGGTGGCCGAAGCTCCGGCGGTCGAGGCCACAGCCCGCCTCGCTCAGGTCGAATGGTCCGTCAGATCACCGCGACGGGAATCGCTGGAACTTTTTTACTGGGCCGATCCAAACATCTTTGATGTTTTGCGCGTTAAGGCGGTCTCCGGTGATCTGTCAACGGCATTAAGCAAACCGTACACAATGGCCTTAACCCAAAGGATGGCATTGCATTACTTTGGCCGTGAGGATGTCGTAGGGCAGACCCTGTTTATTAATGGTGCCTCCCCGATCGAGATCACCGCCGTTCTTGCCGATTTTCCGCCAAACACCAGCCTAAACCGGGAAATTTTCGTCTCCGGGCTGTCGTCGTACAGCATGTTGACAGTTCTGGATCAGCATCCGGACTGGCAATGGGCGTCATGCTACGTATTTGTTCGGCTGGTTCCCGGAGCTACGCTCAAGGCCGATACGATCCGAAACATAGCGCTCAAAAACTGGCAGAGCCCCCATAGTATTCCGGCAGAAATTAATCTCATTCCTTTGCCTGACCTGCGATTTCAACCGGAAGCCGACAGTCAGATAGCCCCGCGCAGTCACAAGGATACCGTCATTGCCATGATTGCCGTCGCGGGCATCATCCTGTTTCTCGCGACCGTCAATTTTGCGGGCTTACTGACCGCACAAATCGACGAACGAAAAGCCGAAATGACGATACGCAGGACCTTAGGTGCCAGGCGTCATCATCTGTTTTTTCATGTGATATCAGAAGCGGTTGTGATCAATGCCTTTGCCGCCATTTTAGCTCTGGCGCTAATGGAAAGGCTCCTGCCGGTTATCAACCCCCGTCTGGGGACTGAACTCTCCGTCTGGGCGTCACCTGGCCTCGCCATAGGGTTTGCCCTCACCGCCGCCATCACCGGACTATTGGGCGGACTATACCCGGCGACTATCCTCTCGGCCGAACCCCTGCGGACATCACACCATATCGATAGCGGACGCTCCTATATGAGCCGGGTCGGCTGGATTGCCGTGCAGTTCACACTTTTGATCACCTTGCTCATTTCCTCGCAAACCGTCTATAGTCAGTGGGTTTTCGCGACCGGTCAGGCGCTGAATTTTAACGCCCGTAATATCCTGCAAATCGTTGTCTATGCGAATGCCGGACAAGATGAAAGTTTCAAAAAGCGCGTTTTGTCTTTAGACGGCGTTGAAGATGCAGCCCACTCGCGCTTCATTCCCGAAGAGAGGAATATTCGTCCCGCATGGTCGGCGGTGCCATCAGGAAAGCTTATTCAATTCAATCGGCAGTCAGTTGATGCGGACTTTTTCCCGATGTTCGGCGTGCAGATTCTGGCGGGGAATAACTTTTCAGGCGTTTATTTTGCTGAGGCACCACCGGTCGAAGTGATCCTTAACAGATCGGCAGCAGAGGCCCTGGGGTATCGTCAGCCTGAGGACGCCATAGGCCAATTTTTAGATTATGAAGCCGATCACACACGTCACAGATCCAAGATCATCGGCGTCGTCGACAATATGCGCACCAATACAGTTCGCAAGCCGCTGCAGCCCATGGTCTTTGACAACCAATCCTTTTTCTTCACACGCCTGAATGTCCGTTTAAAACCCGGCACTGAGGCCGCAACCCTGTCGAAAATTGATCGGCTATGGGATCAGGAATATCCAAACACAAATCCGATATACCGCTATTTTTATTCAGATTATCTTAGTGAGGTGTATCAGGATATGAAACGGCAAGGATGGGCGTTCGGCTTCCTGTCCGTTGTCGGTATCTGTTTGTCTATCCTCGGCCTTACCGGTCTCTCCATCTATCTTGCCCGAAGCCGGTGCCGTGAAATCGCCATTCGCAGCGCCCTTGGGGCCAGTTTGGCAGATATTATCTACTTGCGACTTTCACCATTTATAAAGCCGATGGTCATCGCAAGTATTGCGGCCACTGCCCTATCCTGGCTCACCATGTCCTTGTGGTTAAGCGCCTTTGATACGCATATTTCGCTGAGCCCCGTGGTGTTCCTTACCTCCGGGGCCATGACCGCGTTTATGGCTTTGGCAACCCTCACGGCACACATCATCCTGACACCGCCGGTACGCGCCAGTCAGTCTCTTCGCGTCTAAATCCCCTTATCCGTATGGAGTTACTGTGAATATAAAACGACTATTCATGACCTGTGTCAGCGCGCTGGCTATCATAGGACTATCATCACCTTCCATGGCCGATGCGCCGCCTGCCCCACTCGATGGGCCGTGGCTCAATTCGACATTGAGCGCCGAAGCGCGCGCGGATGCCGCAATCGCAGCCATGACCCAGTCCGAAAAACTGCTGCTGGTTTTTGGTTATTATTCTACCAATGCGGACTGGATGGGTGGCGGTGTAAAACGCTTCGAGCCCCCGAAAGACGGCTTGCCTTACTCGGCGGGCTACGTCCCAGGGGTGCCGCGCCTGCAAATCCCAGCCCAGTGGGAGACGGACGCCGCCATTGGCGTGGCCACTCAATCTTCGCCGACACCGCGCCTGCGCACGGCCTTGCCATCCGGTCTGGCCACAGCGGCCACCTGGAACCCCGATGCGGCTTTCGACGGCGGGGCGATGATCGGGAACGAAGCCCGCCTGTCGGGCTTCAATGTACATCTGGCGGGCGGGATGAACCTGATACGTGAGCCTCGCAATGGGCGTAATTTTGAGTATAGCGGTGAGGATCCGCTACTCGCCGGTGTCATAACCGGCAATGCGATAAAGGGCGTTCAGTCCAATCGCATTATCTCGACGATGAAGCATTTTGCGTTTAACGCTCAGGAAACCAATCGCAACCATATCGACGTGAAAATCGCTGAGCCGGCGGCGCGTCAGTCGGATCTGCTGGCCTTCCAGATTGCCTATGAGATTGGCAATCCCGGATCGGTAATGTGCGCCTATAACCGGATTAATGGTGCTTACTCATGCGAGAATGACTGGCTGCTCAATAAGGTCTTAAAAGAAGACTGGGGCTTCAAAGGCTATGTCATGTCGGACTGGGGCGGCACCCATTCGACGATCCCCGCCGCCAATACCGGCCTCGACCAGCAATCAGGCTGGGCCTTCGACCGTTCCCCCTATTTCCACGCCGCCTTAGCCGAAGCCGTCAATAATGGTCACGTCAGCCGGTCACGCCTTGATGACATGGCGCGCCGCGTACTTTGGGCGATGTTTACCAATGGTGTGGTCGATACGCCCGTAAAAGGCGATCAGTCCGCCTTAATCGATTTTGCGGCACATGCAAAGATAACTCAGGCCGCCGCCGAACAAAGTCTGGTGCTGTTAAAAAATGACGGCCTGCTGCCCCTGTCGAAAACGGCGAAAAAGATTGTCCTGATAGGCGGTCACGCCGATTTCGGCGTCCTGTCAGGCGGCGGCTCATCTCAGGTCTATGCCACAGGCTTCCAGAGCTTTGAAGAGCCTTTGGGTAAGGCGGTTTTTTACGCGTCTTCACCGCTGAAAGCCATAGCCGCCCGGTCAAGCGCCGCCGTCAGTTACCATGACGGGAAGGATATCAAGGCCGCCGCCCGTGCCGCGCGCGATGCCGACATTGTCATTGTTTTTGGTACCCAATGGACGGCTGAGGGGCTGGACACCCCGGATCTTAATCTGCCCGGCAATCAGGACGCGCTCATTAGTGCGGTGGCCAAGGCTAATCGTAAGACGGTTGTGGTTCTGCAAACCGGTGGCCCGGTGGTCATGCCCTGGTTGGACAAGGTTGGCGCGATCCTCGAAGCCTGGTATCCCGGAACGTCCGGCGGCGAAGCCATCGCCCGCGTGCTTACGGGGGAGATCAACCCATCGGGACGCCTGCCCGTGACCTTCCCGGCTTCCGTGGCGCAACTGCCACGCCCCAAGATTGACGGCGATCCCAAGTTGAGCGAGCTTGACGACCCGCACCCCCACACGGATTACGATATCGAAGGGGCAGCCGTAGGGTACAAATGGTTTGACAAGAAAAATCTGCAGCCGTTGTTCCCGTTCGGTCACGGCTTGAGCTATACGACCTTTTCGACCTCATCCCTGTCGGCCCAGCCTGCCGGTAAGACCATAAGCGTATCGTTAAATGTCAAAAATACCGGAAAATATCCGGGCCGAACCGTTACCCAGATTTATGTGTCGCCCGTGGAGGATGCCGGGTGGGAAGCGCCTAAACGTCTTGGGACCTTCACCAGCACTGAGTTGAAGGTGGGTGAAAGCAAGACCCTGTCGCTGACGGTTGATCCACGCCTTATCTCAACCTTTGACCCCAAGAACAACCGCTGGTCGATCAAAGGCGGCACCTATAAGGTCATGACCGGAGATTCAGCGACCAGGATCACCAATACAACAACGGTCACGCTGGATCAGCAAACCCTGAGTGTCCGGGGGCAATAGCCATACTAAAAATTTAGGGCCGGATTTCTGAACGAAACCCGGCCCTAAAACTTAACCAAACTGTTTTGCCAACAGGGCCTAGCATTTTCGATATTATTTAAGGCACGCGCGATAGGGCTGAGTTGCCTAATTTCCATTATGGGAAGCCAACATAAGCCAGCCCAAAAGCGGCCTTTTAAAGAGCCGCAGACTCCTTTTCAAAGAGCCTCAGACTACCAATAATCTGGAAAAATTCATATAAAACAGAAGCATAACAAAGCCACTATGTTTGAATTTGTAACACATAGGGTTCAAAACTGTAAAAAGTGTAACACACTCTATACGTCGAAATTCACTATGTTATTGATTTTATAGGAAAAAATGGCGCACTCGGAGCGATTCGAACGCCCGACCCTCAGATTCGTAGTCTGATGCTCTATCCAGCTGAGCTACGAGTGCGCACTTTTCATGTCGCATAACAGGCTTGCCCGCCAGCGAGGGCGGACAATTAGTCGCTTAGACGCGCAAAGGCAAGATCAAAATGACGGCAGGGGCGCTATTTTTTCGGTTTTCCTGTTGATCAAACCGTTGCTGCGGATTTGAGTTTGTCTTTTTGCATCTGCGTCCTTAAGTTTACAAAATGCATAATCATTTCGCCCGCCGTATCACTTTCACCTCTGTGGTTGCCTTAAGCCTTCTCATCGGGGCCTGCGCGCACGTTTCCGCTAAGGAGGGTGCCACGGAGGTGGCAAAAACCACCCCGATCGTGGTGGCTGCCAACCCACTGGCCTCAAAAGCCGGGATGGATATATTAAACGCTGGCGGCACCGCCATTGACGCGGCGGTGGCGGTACAGGCGACGCTGGGGCTGGTCGAGCCGCAAAGCTCCGGCCTCGGCGGCGGGGCGTTCATGACCTATTATGACGCCAAGACCAAAACCCTGACGACCTATGACGGGCGGGAGGTGGCACCGGCCACAGCAGACGGCAACCTCTTTATGCGCGACGGCAAACCCCTGCCGTTTGGTGAGGCGATCGTGTCCGGTCGTGCTACCGGCGTGCCGGGCGCCGTCATTATGCTGGAGGCCGCCCATAAGGACCACGGCAAGCTGCCCTGGCATGATCTGTTCGGATCATCGATCACGCTGGCGGAGAGCGGCTTCACCATTTCCCCGCGTCTGGGCAATTACCTGAAAAGCGAACGCTTCCCCCAGTCCAGGACCGAGGATTACCGCACCTACTGGGGCAATGGTCAGGGCGGGCTTAAAACCACCGGCGATATTCAGACCAATCTTGCCTATGCCGCAACTTTGAAAACCCTCGCCAAGGATGGGGCGGCGATTTTCAAGTCCGGGCCGCTGGTCGATCAGATCATCGCCCGCACCCATCAGGGGCCGCTGCCCGGTGATTTGCAGCCCTCAGATTTCGCCAACTACCGCCCCCTTAAGCAGGCACCGGTATGCGGGCCGTACCGCGTCTATATAGTGTGCGCGCCGCCACCTCCCTCCAGCGGGGTGTCGTTGATTCAGGGCCTGCAACTGCTGGAGCGCTTCCCCATGAGTACGTGGGGCAAGGATGATGCCCGCGGCTGGTCGGCCCTGATTGAGGCCGAAAAGCTGATGTATGCCGACCGCGATCAGTATGTCGCCGATCCGGCGTTTGTGCGGGTGCCGACTGAGGGATTTATTGATCCGGCCTATGTGGCGGAACGCGCAGCCACGATCACACCCGGCACGCCGTCGCCCGCCCCCAAGGAGGGCAGCCCTTCTATGAGCGTGGCCATGGCCCCCGACAATACCCATGAACCGGCGGGCACATCGCATTTTGTGATTATGGACGCCTAT encodes:
- a CDS encoding sensor histidine kinase, with protein sequence MAFKARHWHLMTLAALIVGTGFTWDAAQKQLWANMALGILVMVGCLVMALQHKSPVLQDPPAFRPDKLPGGDPLAALLDQVAIPLFKFSPEMGMQAVNLAARSLFRTDDLVVNVPDNLYQVVMNAELGSRHSVVLFGRTYAIAISEITTAHEKLRLVSLTDIQPEIRIAEATALRDLLRVLSHEIMNSLTPVASLADVARSYLIDENTPASKAALKALDVLAKRADSLSRFIEAYRALARLPDPALRSVDVGTLIQDIVQVFRQSPLASNISIRIDIQKHCPRFDLDETLMAQALLNILSNAAEATIGMPVAGQIQVSMECDSDEARILISDNGGGIPEPLAGQIFHAFVTTKANGTGTGLNLARQIALAHGGDLIFMGARAPAWSTVFCFIVRTSPRTLRI
- a CDS encoding glycoside hydrolase family 3 C-terminal domain-containing protein, whose protein sequence is MADAPPAPLDGPWLNSTLSAEARADAAIAAMTQSEKLLLVFGYYSTNADWMGGGVKRFEPPKDGLPYSAGYVPGVPRLQIPAQWETDAAIGVATQSSPTPRLRTALPSGLATAATWNPDAAFDGGAMIGNEARLSGFNVHLAGGMNLIREPRNGRNFEYSGEDPLLAGVITGNAIKGVQSNRIISTMKHFAFNAQETNRNHIDVKIAEPAARQSDLLAFQIAYEIGNPGSVMCAYNRINGAYSCENDWLLNKVLKEDWGFKGYVMSDWGGTHSTIPAANTGLDQQSGWAFDRSPYFHAALAEAVNNGHVSRSRLDDMARRVLWAMFTNGVVDTPVKGDQSALIDFAAHAKITQAAAEQSLVLLKNDGLLPLSKTAKKIVLIGGHADFGVLSGGGSSQVYATGFQSFEEPLGKAVFYASSPLKAIAARSSAAVSYHDGKDIKAAARAARDADIVIVFGTQWTAEGLDTPDLNLPGNQDALISAVAKANRKTVVVLQTGGPVVMPWLDKVGAILEAWYPGTSGGEAIARVLTGEINPSGRLPVTFPASVAQLPRPKIDGDPKLSELDDPHPHTDYDIEGAAVGYKWFDKKNLQPLFPFGHGLSYTTFSTSSLSAQPAGKTISVSLNVKNTGKYPGRTVTQIYVSPVEDAGWEAPKRLGTFTSTELKVGESKTLSLTVDPRLISTFDPKNNRWSIKGGTYKVMTGDSATRITNTTTVTLDQQTLSVRGQ
- a CDS encoding sigma-54-dependent transcriptional regulator, producing MSALRILFIDDDLGVLKTAELLLQKAGYDFRGAQSPSEAYSFLATEPADVILLDLNFSRAQMSGEEGLLCLQNLRRHDPDAAVLIVTGHSGLNVAVQALRAGAHNFIMKPWNNERLLAAIEEAASQRGAIKIDREADDAASEDAGLIIGECDALTRIKELITRYARLTAPVLLVGENGTGKSMLANVLHRHSGRSSLKVLEADRLDMADLLGLTDTTVVLENIDQLDAANSLPLSTWLQNAGSLNTRVVATTCRRRHDLTIQRSLLYALSTLEITLPPLADRGNDLELLSNHFARVFAIKQGLGPRSLAPEAIVGLRAFPWPDNLHALRRIIERAVAESDGPIISFSDLDLSSATSTETSSGLNLERSEKYAIEEALSRHNFNISKAAVELGVTRQTLYRRMARHGL
- a CDS encoding ABC transporter ATP-binding protein, with amino-acid sequence MPLISLRDVYFNYETGTKRLEALKDISLDIDPGEFLAICGPSGCGKSTLLNILGTLERPSAGSYLYDAHNLADCNASQLARLRAREIGFVFQSFNLIESLSVYENIELALLYKHDGRHNLRHRVMEAMDRVGIAHRADHLPRQLSGGQQQRCAIARAIVGRPAIILADEPTGNLDSENAAQIFGILKALHQEGSTLVVVTHSASQADQAERVVEMLDGRIQFSRRRL
- a CDS encoding ABC transporter permease — translated: MIWHLSGFIHVFRSLLRFWGVNLLNVFGLAIGFAAAIVIGLYVKDELSFDRFLPDADNVFIATSVYSPNNSPVISSDKSPAGLARWLVAEAPAVEATARLAQVEWSVRSPRRESLELFYWADPNIFDVLRVKAVSGDLSTALSKPYTMALTQRMALHYFGREDVVGQTLFINGASPIEITAVLADFPPNTSLNREIFVSGLSSYSMLTVLDQHPDWQWASCYVFVRLVPGATLKADTIRNIALKNWQSPHSIPAEINLIPLPDLRFQPEADSQIAPRSHKDTVIAMIAVAGIILFLATVNFAGLLTAQIDERKAEMTIRRTLGARRHHLFFHVISEAVVINAFAAILALALMERLLPVINPRLGTELSVWASPGLAIGFALTAAITGLLGGLYPATILSAEPLRTSHHIDSGRSYMSRVGWIAVQFTLLITLLISSQTVYSQWVFATGQALNFNARNILQIVVYANAGQDESFKKRVLSLDGVEDAAHSRFIPEERNIRPAWSAVPSGKLIQFNRQSVDADFFPMFGVQILAGNNFSGVYFAEAPPVEVILNRSAAEALGYRQPEDAIGQFLDYEADHTRHRSKIIGVVDNMRTNTVRKPLQPMVFDNQSFFFTRLNVRLKPGTEAATLSKIDRLWDQEYPNTNPIYRYFYSDYLSEVYQDMKRQGWAFGFLSVVGICLSILGLTGLSIYLARSRCREIAIRSALGASLADIIYLRLSPFIKPMVIASIAATALSWLTMSLWLSAFDTHISLSPVVFLTSGAMTAFMALATLTAHIILTPPVRASQSLRV
- a CDS encoding IclR family transcriptional regulator, which codes for MLNATPAFRESDNIRYLSNIPSMDSDNIPQRTLNAGLNILEYLAKCAAPVSASTLSIDLGIPLATLYRSMTVLRKRGYISKTTPSGLYEATSKIWDLLPSISPQDRVVIHARPILKQLCENLGLSCNLSIPLASDMMVIAKHEPLSPFWVNVPVGYRYPISSSSPGHVFMAFTSGIEGYAPSEIAPLALGADDRDNLTASVSRIAECGFAQVENSLMPSIIDLSCPIFDGSGFIAALTVPYMSTSNGRRLECCIAALRAHAMRLSESLGKTQKVA
- the ggt gene encoding gamma-glutamyltransferase, with the protein product MAKTTPIVVAANPLASKAGMDILNAGGTAIDAAVAVQATLGLVEPQSSGLGGGAFMTYYDAKTKTLTTYDGREVAPATADGNLFMRDGKPLPFGEAIVSGRATGVPGAVIMLEAAHKDHGKLPWHDLFGSSITLAESGFTISPRLGNYLKSERFPQSRTEDYRTYWGNGQGGLKTTGDIQTNLAYAATLKTLAKDGAAIFKSGPLVDQIIARTHQGPLPGDLQPSDFANYRPLKQAPVCGPYRVYIVCAPPPPSSGVSLIQGLQLLERFPMSTWGKDDARGWSALIEAEKLMYADRDQYVADPAFVRVPTEGFIDPAYVAERAATITPGTPSPAPKEGSPSMSVAMAPDNTHEPAGTSHFVIMDAYGNAVSMTTTVESVFGTGRMVGGFFLNNQLTDFSFSPVMADGQKAANAVEGSKRPRSSMSPVIVLDKDRKVVALIGSPGGSNILGYNLKTLVAVLDWGMSVSDAAALPNVIARGDSLRIETGLMNPAVVTALTGMGYNITASAGEESGIHGIMRMPDGSYDGGADPRREGVVLKGKLGEGAVLKGQP